The sequence below is a genomic window from Chloroflexota bacterium.
GCCGGCGAACGGCGAGAGCAGAGTGTCGCTAAGTTGCCAGAGCGCAACGACGACGGCGCCCGCGCCCAGCACGCCCAGCAGGGCCGCCCGCGCCCAGTGCGGCAGGAATTGCAAAGTGAGCACGTGCAAGGCCGGCGGCAGAGCGCCCTCACGATAAACGTCCACCAGCACAAACGCCATACCCAGCCCCAGGGCCACCATGCCCAGGAAGAGCAGGAGCACCCAGCGCTTCACGCCCAGGTCGAGCTTGAGCCACCTGAGCCAGGGATAGGTTTGGATCAACCGTTTTGGTGTTTGCCTGATCCTGTCTAACATTTCGCAGGCAATAATAGCAGAATAACCAAGCCGGAGCAAAGAACGTTTGTAGTATGAACAAATTGACATGCCTCCCTCTCAACTTTATAATCAAGCCACTATATTCGCGAAGAAAGAGAGGAAAACATGGCAAGTGTAACGTACGACCATGTCACCAAGAAATTCGGCGAGGTGACCGCCATCAACGATTTGAACATTTCAGTAGCCGACAAGGAATTTCTGGTGCTAGTCGGGCCTTCGGGGTGCGGCAAGTCTACCGCCCTCCGCATGTTGGCCGGGCTGGAAGAGATCACCGGCGGCGAGATCCGCATCGGCGACCGCGTCGTCAACGACGTGGCCCCGAAGGATCGCGACATCGCCATGGTGTTCCAGTCTTACGCGCTTTACCCGCACATGAGCGTGTACGACAACATGGCCTTCGGCCTCAAGCTTCGCAAGATGCCCAAAGCCGAGATTGACACCCGGGTGAAGAAGGCGGCGGACATTCTGAGCATCGGCCAACTGCTCAACCGCAAGCCCAAGCAACTCTCCGGCGGCCAGCGCCAGCGCGTGGCCGTAGGCCGGGCCATCGTCCGCAACCCGGCCGTCTTCCTCTTCGACGAGCCACTCTCCAACCTGGACGCCAAACTCCGGGTGCAGACCCGCGCCGAAATCTCCAAGCTTCACCAGCAACTCGGCACGACTTTCATTTACGTCACCCACGATCAAGTGGAAGCGATGACGATGGCCAGCCGCATCGCCGTGATGAAGGACGGCGTCCTCCAGCAGATTGACAGCCCGCAAAACCTCTACGACCGGCCCGACAACGTTTTCGTGGCCGGGTTCATCGGGTCGCCATCCATGAACTTCTTCGACGCCCGCGTGAAGTCGGATAATGGCAAAATGGTGGTGGACTGCGGCGCGTTCCACGTCACCGTGCCCGAAGGCCGGGATGGGCCTTACAAGTCTCACGTCGGCAAAGACGTGATCATGGGCGTCCGCCCCGAAGACATCCACGACCCCAACTACGCCCCGCCCGGCATTCATCAGGCCCCGGTGGAGGCCAGGGTGGACGTGACCGAGTTGATGGGCAACGAAGTCTTCCTTTACCTCGTCGTCGGCGACAAGAACTTTGTGGGCCGGGTGGACCCGCGCAGCAAGGCCCGCATCGGCGACAAGTTGCAGGTGACTCTAAACCTGGACAACATGCACCTGTTCGATAAGGCGACTGAGCGGGCGATTCGGTAAATGCAGTGATTGGTAAGCAGTAAACAGTAAACAGGTACACAGGTTGCGGCACACTTGTGTACCTGTTTCCTTTCTTTCCCTCTTTCCATCAATTTCCTTATGACCTACAAACTCGTCCTCATCCGTCACGGACAAAGCGATTGGAATCTGGAAAACCGTTTCACCGGTTGGACCGACGTGGATTTAACCGGCCTGGGTCGGACGGAGGCCCGGAACGGCGGCCAGCTTTTACGCGACGGCGGCTACACCTTCGACGTGGCCTACACATCCGTCCTCAAGCGCGCCATCAAAACACTGTGGATCGTTTTAGAGGCGATGGAACTGGAATGGATTCCGGTTTACCGGGCCTGGCAACTCAACGAGCGGCATTATGGCGCTCTGCAGGGCCTGAACAAGGCCGAGATGGCCGAGCAATACGGCGAGGCGCAGGTGAAGATTTGGCGGCGAAGTTACGACACGCCGCCGCCGCCGCTCGACCTCAGCGACGAGCGCCACCCAGCCCACGACCGCCGCTATGCGGCCCTCACACCGGACGAACTGCCGCGCACCGAATCGCTCAAAGAGACTCTAGGCCGCGTCTTGCCGTACTGGCACAGCACGCTGGCCCCGGCGATTAAATCCGGCCAGCGAGTGCTCATCGCCGCTCACGGCAACAGCATCCGCGCCCTCGTTAAGTATCTCGACAACATTTCAGACGAGGCCATCCCCGAACTCAACATCCCCACCGGCATCCCGCTCGTCTACGAACTCGACGACTCTTTGAAGCCGCTCAAGAATTACTATCTGGGCGATGCCGAAGCGGTGAAGAAAGCGGCAGAGGCAGTGGCGGCGCAGGGCCAAGCGAAGTAGCCGGATATGACCCTCTCCCTCATCTCCGTCCCCTTCAGCCAGGATCAACATTTGCGCGGCATGGGCCAGGCGCCGGGCGCACTACGCTCGGCCGGCCTGCTGGCGCGACTGGCCGAACGCGGCCTGCGCGTGGCCCGCGATGTGACTCTGGCTGACGTTTGGGGCGAAGGCGACATGCTCACCCGGTTGGGCCGCCTCCAGGCCGGGGTGGCCGACTCGGTGGCCCAGGCCTTGAGTGACGGCCACACACCCGTCATCCTCGGCGGCGACTGTTGCAACGCCATCGGTATGTGGAGCGGCATCGCTCGCGCCCGATCCAACTTGAAAGTGGGCGTGGCCTGGTTCGACGCGCACGGCGACTGGAACACTGAAGAGACCACCCTCTCCGGTTACATCGGCGGGATGCCTTACGCCGCCATTTGCGGCTATGGCAACGCTGCCCTGCGCCGCGACGCCGGACTTACAAAACCCGCTGCTACCAAACACTGCGCTCTGCTCGGCGCGCGCGACCTCGACCCGCCCGAAAAGGCCTTGCTCGATACCACAACCGTCACTGTGCTGACAACCGAACAGATTCGCCAAAGCCACGCATCTGCTTTGCACGCCCTGGCCGGCGCTGACGTCCTCTATCTTCACTTCGACGTGGACGTGTTGGACTTGAATGAAGCGCCGGGCGTGAACTACCCGGCCCCCGGCGGCCTGAGCAGTGACGAAGCGATTCGCATCGCTCGCGACCTGATCGCCGCCAAGCCCTTGCTGGCTTTCACCCTGAGCGCCGTTGACCCGACTCTTGACGCCAGTGGCAAGACGGTTGAAACGGGGATGAAGGTGCTATTGGAAATCCTGGCAAACGACAAACGTGAAACGTGAAGGCTGTCGTTTTACGTTTGTCGTTTTACGGTCTCGCCGTCACCGCATCC
It includes:
- the ugpC gene encoding sn-glycerol-3-phosphate ABC transporter ATP-binding protein UgpC, which gives rise to MASVTYDHVTKKFGEVTAINDLNISVADKEFLVLVGPSGCGKSTALRMLAGLEEITGGEIRIGDRVVNDVAPKDRDIAMVFQSYALYPHMSVYDNMAFGLKLRKMPKAEIDTRVKKAADILSIGQLLNRKPKQLSGGQRQRVAVGRAIVRNPAVFLFDEPLSNLDAKLRVQTRAEISKLHQQLGTTFIYVTHDQVEAMTMASRIAVMKDGVLQQIDSPQNLYDRPDNVFVAGFIGSPSMNFFDARVKSDNGKMVVDCGAFHVTVPEGRDGPYKSHVGKDVIMGVRPEDIHDPNYAPPGIHQAPVEARVDVTELMGNEVFLYLVVGDKNFVGRVDPRSKARIGDKLQVTLNLDNMHLFDKATERAIR
- a CDS encoding arginase family protein, producing MTLSLISVPFSQDQHLRGMGQAPGALRSAGLLARLAERGLRVARDVTLADVWGEGDMLTRLGRLQAGVADSVAQALSDGHTPVILGGDCCNAIGMWSGIARARSNLKVGVAWFDAHGDWNTEETTLSGYIGGMPYAAICGYGNAALRRDAGLTKPAATKHCALLGARDLDPPEKALLDTTTVTVLTTEQIRQSHASALHALAGADVLYLHFDVDVLDLNEAPGVNYPAPGGLSSDEAIRIARDLIAAKPLLAFTLSAVDPTLDASGKTVETGMKVLLEILANDKRET
- the gpmA gene encoding 2,3-diphosphoglycerate-dependent phosphoglycerate mutase, which codes for MTYKLVLIRHGQSDWNLENRFTGWTDVDLTGLGRTEARNGGQLLRDGGYTFDVAYTSVLKRAIKTLWIVLEAMELEWIPVYRAWQLNERHYGALQGLNKAEMAEQYGEAQVKIWRRSYDTPPPPLDLSDERHPAHDRRYAALTPDELPRTESLKETLGRVLPYWHSTLAPAIKSGQRVLIAAHGNSIRALVKYLDNISDEAIPELNIPTGIPLVYELDDSLKPLKNYYLGDAEAVKKAAEAVAAQGQAK